A single genomic interval of Balaenoptera musculus isolate JJ_BM4_2016_0621 chromosome 14, mBalMus1.pri.v3, whole genome shotgun sequence harbors:
- the RPL17 gene encoding 60S ribosomal protein L17 has product MVRYSLDPENPTKSCKSRGSNLRVHFKNTRETAQAIKGMHIRKATKYLKDVTLKKQCVPFRRYNGGVGRCAQAKQWGWTQGRWPKKSAEFLLHMLKNAESNAELKGLDVDSLVIEHIQVNKAAKMRRRTYRAHGRINPYMSSPCHIEMILTEKEQIVPKPEEEVAQKKKISQKKLKKQKLMARE; this is encoded by the exons ATGGTTCGCTATTCACTTGacccagaaaaccccacaaaat CATGCAAGTCGAGAGGTTCAAATCTTCGTGTTCACTTTAAG AACACTCGTGAAACAGCCCAGGCCATTAAGGGTATGCATATCCGAAAAGCCACCAAGTATCTGAAGGATGTCACTTTAAAGAAGCAGTGTGTGCCGTTCCGTCGTTACAATGGTGGAGTTGGTAGGTGTGCCCAG gccAAACAGTGGGGCTGGACGCAGGGTCGGTGGCCCAAAAAGAGTGCTGAATTTTTACTGCACATGCTCAAAAATGCAGAGAGTAATGCTGAACTTAAG GGCTTAGATGTAGATTCTCTGGTCATTGAGCATATCCAGGTGAACAAAGCCGCCAAGATGCGGCGCAGGACATACAGAGCTCACGGTCGGATCAACCCATACATGAGCTCTCCCTGCCACATTGAGATGATCcttactgaaaaagaacagattgttCCTAAACCAGAAGAGGAGGTTGCCCAGAAGAAAAAG atatcccagaagaaattgaagaaacaaaaacttatggcccgggaataa
- the C14H18orf32 gene encoding UPF0729 protein C18orf32 homolog: protein MVCIPCIVIPVLLWVYKKFLEPYIYPLISPFVSRMWPRKAIRESDDKNKGKIDCKGADINGLPTRGPTETSDKKKD, encoded by the exons ATGGTGTGCATTCCCTGCATCGTCATTCCAGTTCTGCTCTGGGTCTACAAAAAGTTCCTGGAACCATATATATACCCTCTGATTTCTCCCTTTGTTAGTCGTATGTGGCCTAGGAAAGCTATACGAGAATCCGATgataaaaacaaaggcaaaatagaCTGTAAG GGTGCAGACATAAATGGATTACCGACAAGAGGACCAACAGAAACCTCTGataaaaagaaagactaa